In Pirellulales bacterium, the genomic stretch GTGAGTTGAATATGAATCGGGCCGTTGGCCCTTCAATTTTTCATTTCCCATGAACCTAGGGCGACGCTGCGCTTGCCCTAGGCTGGGATAGGTCGGGCCTTTGGCCCGCAAAGCATCAAACGTCTTTGGCCCGCAAAGCATCAAACGCCTGTGGCCTGCTAAACATCAAACGCCTTTGGCCCGCAAATGCTTGAGTAACGAAGAATCTTTGAATGTTGCGAAGATTCGAAAGGTTAGCACAGAGTCGCCTGCTACAGAATCGACAACTTGGGTAGCGGCGGGGCCGCGCGGTGCTGCTCGCTGAGGTTCTTGACCAGGCGATAACAAATATGCCGCAGGTACGGGGCCGAATCCACCACGTCAAAGTTCTTGGCCGTTTCCCCCGCGTCGCCGTTGATCCGCAGTTGCATGTTGATCGGTACTTCGCCCAAAAACGGCACATGCAACTCTTGCGCTTTGCGTTGCGCGCCGCCGTGGCCAAAGATGTCATACCGTTTGCCATTATCGGGACATACAAAGTAGCTCATATTTTCCACGATGCCTAGGATCGGAATGTTGACCTTGCCAAACATGGCGATCGCCTTGACCGCGTCAATGAGCGCGACATCCTGCGGCGTGCAGACCACCACCGCCCCGGTCAGCGGCACGGACTGCGACAGGCTAATCGCCACATCCCCCGTCCCCGGGGGCATGTCCACGATCAGGTAATCCAGTTCCCCCCAGCTGACCCCTCCTAGGAACTGCTGGATCGATTTGTGCAGCATCGGTCCCCGCCACACGACCGCTTCTCCCGGCGGGACCAAAAAGCCCATCGACATTAGCTTTAACCCCGCCGTCTCGACCGGCTGCAACCGCCCCCCCTGCGGTTCGGGCATGGTCTTTACCCCAAAGAGGTGCGGAATGCTCGGGCCATACACATCGGCGTCCATCAGGCCAACTTCGCACCCCGCCTGGGCCAGGCCCAGGGCAATCGACGCGGCGATGGTACTCTTGCCCACGCCCCCCTTGCCCGAACCGACCGCAATAACGCTTTTAACCGTCAGGCCCAGGGGGCCTTGTGGCAACGCCGGTCGCTGATGCGGCGCTATCCGCACCGTGACCGAGCTCAAGTCGGCAAATTTTTGCCGCAACAGCGCCGCGATTTCGGCTTGGGCATCTTCCCATAACGGGGCGACATAGGTTGCCAGGCCGACCGTTACAGTTAGGCTAGTCCCCGTAAGTTCGATGTCGCGAATTTGGTCCTGACCCAGCGGGCGGCCGGTTTCGGGGTCTTTGTAGTCGGACAGGGCCGTGCGTATGGCGGATTGATCGGGCATGATGATAGATCTGGCAAAGTGGTGGAGTGGGAAAAAATCAGTGATTTCTACCTTCAAGTTTATCCCCCCGGCAAACGATGGGCGAGGGAGGAGATTTATTTAGATTGCCAACATCGGCGGAATCAATAGGACTAAATTGAGCGGAAAAAAGGGCCAAGCGGTCCATGAATGTTACAAATTGCCGGAAGGATTAGTGGTGAAGATGCTTGCTTGACGCTGGAGGATGTCGAGTAGCTGGGGGGCTTGCAGCGGCGAGTCAAACACGTAGACCGCCCCCGCTTGATACAGCCAGAGGGATAGCAATGGAGATGCATGGGGGGGGATTTCCACCACCCAAGAAAGCGGTGGCGTGGCATTGACCAGCGATGTGATAAATGTCTGGGTGGCGGGTTGGTCAAGAAGATCGGCTGAAATGACCAAAAACGCCGTTTTGCCGGTGTGGGAACCAAAGTTGGGTGTGTCGTCGGGAGCGACGGGACAGAGTTCCCAGGTGGCTTCGGCGCCCGCATGGCGAAGCGCGAGGAGCCAGCGATCTTCCCGCTCCCAACAAAGACAGCGGGGCCGTTGATCACGAATCCCGGGAAGGGGGGGAAATAAAGATGAAGCCGAGGGACCGGGGGAGGATAAAAAATTCATTGTTTTTTGGCAACTATCAAATTATTTAACAAGAACCGGGAATGCGTGGCGAATATGGAAGGGGGGGATACGCTAAAATTGTAGCAACCCGTCCTTTATTGCAGTTAAACCCAACGGATAAATAGGAGGGAGAAACGGATATTCAATTGTCTGGATTTCGTTTAAAATAGATAATTTGGGCCCTGGCCAATCCCGTGGGACATGAATTTGTCCCGGCCAAATGCGGCGTCACCGTTTACGTTTTTGCGGAGTTTATCCGTTCGTTTCATGGCCACTCCCCCGACATCTACCGCAAAATTAGAACCTACGGCGACGACTTCCGCGGATCCGTCCAGAGTGGCAAACAGTGACGCAACCGAGCGCCTGCTGCCATTGCACAATCCGGCCCTGGCGGCGCTGTTGGCCTGGTTGATCCCGGGGGCGGGGCATTTTTATCAGCGCCGCTGGTTAAAAGGGTCGCTGTACAGCTTTTGCATCTTGGGGACGTTTTTATACGGGATCATGCTGCCGGGAACCAGCCGCGTGGTGTACGCCTCTTTTCGACCGGGGGACATTCGCCTGGCGTATGTGGGCCAGGTGGGAATGGGCCTGCCGACATTGCCAGCACTGGTGCAGTATGTGAGGGTCCAAAATAAGCTCGCTCCGTGGTGGGGGGGCTTTATGGCTCCGCCGGTCTTGGTCGGCCAAGAGGTCCCGGTGGAATGGGCCCAAGAGATGATGGCGCTCGGCCCGGAACAAGGGGACTTTCGCCCGGGAGATTTTGTTCCCAGCTTTTCGGGGCAGACGATGGTCTTTCGGGGGATCTATCGTGGGCGGGAATACACCGCCGACCCCGCGCTCAATGACTACGCCACCAATCAACTTAGCGTCTGGTCGGGCAAGTACGATTATCACTACGACCTGGGATGGTGCTTTACCGCCGTGGCGGGGTTGATGAATTTTTTGGTGGTGCTGGACGCCTATTTTGGTCCGGCCATCGGCTGGAACTGGATCTTGCGCAAAGCGACCTGGAATCCCCTGACCCAGGTCATGAAGTACGAACCACTGCCTGTTCCTGCGCCGGTCGAGAAAAAATCTCCGTCCGAGTCAAAAGTTTAGCCTCGTGTCCAAGCGAACGATTTGAGTTGGGCGAATCAGCCGCTGGGCACTAGCCCACGGTTGAATTGGCAAAAACCGTGGGCTATCGCCCCGCGGCTGATCCGCCAACCCCAATGCTGGCG encodes the following:
- a CDS encoding DUF6677 family protein codes for the protein MANSDATERLLPLHNPALAALLAWLIPGAGHFYQRRWLKGSLYSFCILGTFLYGIMLPGTSRVVYASFRPGDIRLAYVGQVGMGLPTLPALVQYVRVQNKLAPWWGGFMAPPVLVGQEVPVEWAQEMMALGPEQGDFRPGDFVPSFSGQTMVFRGIYRGREYTADPALNDYATNQLSVWSGKYDYHYDLGWCFTAVAGLMNFLVVLDAYFGPAIGWNWILRKATWNPLTQVMKYEPLPVPAPVEKKSPSESKV
- a CDS encoding Mrp/NBP35 family ATP-binding protein, with the protein product MPDQSAIRTALSDYKDPETGRPLGQDQIRDIELTGTSLTVTVGLATYVAPLWEDAQAEIAALLRQKFADLSSVTVRIAPHQRPALPQGPLGLTVKSVIAVGSGKGGVGKSTIAASIALGLAQAGCEVGLMDADVYGPSIPHLFGVKTMPEPQGGRLQPVETAGLKLMSMGFLVPPGEAVVWRGPMLHKSIQQFLGGVSWGELDYLIVDMPPGTGDVAISLSQSVPLTGAVVVCTPQDVALIDAVKAIAMFGKVNIPILGIVENMSYFVCPDNGKRYDIFGHGGAQRKAQELHVPFLGEVPINMQLRINGDAGETAKNFDVVDSAPYLRHICYRLVKNLSEQHRAAPPLPKLSIL